Proteins co-encoded in one Anguilla anguilla isolate fAngAng1 chromosome 16, fAngAng1.pri, whole genome shotgun sequence genomic window:
- the LOC118214804 gene encoding interferon-induced transmembrane protein 5-like: MDNATYSYPTDCTPLTGCKAARKPASSTVVNMGHGGGKAPRDYLLWSLCNTLYVNFCCLGFMALIYSVKARDQKTLGNLRGAQECSDKAKWYNILASGWNLLIPLLALVLLVLLLVHLGSAEGTYDFFGEDGYQSFMKLFSR, translated from the exons ATGGACAACGCCACGTACAGCTACCCGACGGACTGCACGCCGCTCACCGGCTGCAAGGCGGCGAGGAAACCCGCCAGCTCCACCGTCGTCAACATGGGCCACGGGGGCGGCAAGGCGCCCCGGGACTACCTGCTCTGGTCCCTCTGCAACACCCTGTACGTCAACTTCTGCTGCCTGGGCTTCATGGCCCTCATCTACTCAGTGAAG gCTCGGGACCAGAAGACCCTGGGGAACCTGAGGGGCGCTCAGGAGTGCTCGGACAAGGCCAAGTGGTACAACATCCTGGCGTCGGGCTGGAACCTGCTGATCCCGCTGCTGgcgctggtgctgctggtgctgctgctggtccACCTGGGCAGCGCCGAGGGCACCTACGACTTCTTCGGAGAGGACGGCTACCAGAGCTTCATGAAGCTGTTCAGCAGGTAG